One segment of Geminicoccaceae bacterium DNA contains the following:
- a CDS encoding sigma-54-dependent Fis family transcriptional regulator yields the protein MRLIIIGEHGEEVGEASRIAAGRGADVRHVATLDAALASLRGGQSADVMLIEVGRDIAGAIRALAAEHIHLPVIAFGIDSRPREAVDAIRAGAREFLPLPPDPELISAILEAVCETRDELIFEDPAMGQVMALARQFAPADASVLITGESGTGKEVMARFIHQNSRRARCRFISVNCAAIPENLLESELFGHEKGAFTGASARRIGKFEEAHGGTLLLDEITEMDVRLQAKLLRVIQEREIDRVGGSRPVKVDIRLIATSNRDLDEAVAEGVFREDLLYRLNVLNLHLPPLRARPRDIVTLARHFVVKHSATNGLPQRELSTAAIGRLLGNSWKGNVRELENCIHRAVLLAQGAEIDADAIILSGQPRPDAESSSREGALVGRTVADVERGLILETLDHTMGNRTHAATILGISIRTLRNKLKQYGAEGMSIPPAPNEVATPFVAGSSRH from the coding sequence ATGCGTCTGATCATCATCGGTGAGCATGGCGAGGAGGTCGGCGAAGCCAGCCGCATCGCCGCCGGCCGTGGTGCCGATGTCCGCCACGTGGCCACGCTCGATGCCGCCCTGGCGTCGTTGCGCGGTGGGCAGAGTGCCGACGTGATGCTGATCGAAGTCGGACGCGATATCGCCGGAGCGATCCGTGCGCTTGCCGCCGAGCACATCCACCTGCCGGTGATTGCCTTCGGCATCGACAGCAGGCCCCGCGAGGCGGTCGATGCCATTCGTGCAGGTGCCAGGGAGTTCCTGCCGCTGCCACCTGACCCGGAACTGATTTCGGCCATTCTTGAGGCTGTGTGCGAGACCCGCGATGAACTGATCTTCGAGGATCCGGCGATGGGGCAGGTGATGGCTCTGGCGCGACAGTTCGCCCCGGCCGACGCGAGCGTGCTCATCACCGGCGAGAGCGGGACGGGCAAGGAGGTGATGGCCCGCTTCATCCATCAAAACAGCCGCCGGGCAAGATGCCGTTTCATTTCCGTCAACTGCGCGGCGATTCCCGAAAACCTGCTCGAATCCGAACTTTTCGGCCATGAGAAGGGAGCCTTTACCGGTGCCAGCGCCCGGCGCATCGGCAAGTTCGAGGAGGCCCATGGAGGCACCTTGCTGCTCGACGAGATCACGGAGATGGACGTGCGCCTGCAGGCCAAGCTGTTGCGGGTCATTCAGGAGCGCGAAATCGACCGGGTGGGGGGCAGCAGGCCGGTCAAGGTCGATATCCGCCTGATCGCCACCAGCAATCGCGACCTCGACGAGGCCGTCGCAGAAGGTGTATTCCGCGAGGATCTCCTCTACCGGTTGAATGTCCTCAATCTGCACCTTCCGCCGCTTCGCGCCCGTCCTCGCGACATCGTCACGCTTGCCCGTCACTTCGTGGTCAAGCACTCGGCCACCAATGGCCTGCCGCAGCGCGAATTGTCGACCGCTGCCATCGGACGATTGCTGGGAAACAGCTGGAAGGGCAATGTTCGCGAATTGGAGAATTGCATCCATCGGGCAGTGCTGCTGGCCCAGGGAGCGGAGATCGATGCCGACGCCATCATCCTGAGCGGCCAGCCGCGACCGGATGCCGAAAGCAGTTCGCGCGAGGGGGCACTCGTCGGCCGGACCGTGGCCGATGTCGAGCGGGGTCTGATCCTCGAGACCCTGGATCATACGATGGGCAACCGCACCCACGCCGCGACCATTCTCGGCATTTCGATCCGTACCTTGCGCAACAAGCTCAAACAGTATGGGGCGGAGGGCATGAGCATCCCACCCGCTCCGAACGAGGTCGCGACGCCGTTCGTGGCCGGTAGCAGCAGGCACTAG
- the flhA gene encoding flagellar biosynthesis protein FlhA, with product MATDLGNLRRDVVPQVVNTLRQSDILMALGVIGILVVLILPLPGFLLDVLLALSITFSVMVLLTSLFIERPLDFNSFPTVLLIATMLRLSLNLASTRLILAHGHEGTDAAGQVIEAFGGFIMQGNFVIGIIVFAILVIVNFVVITKGSGRIAEVAARFSLDAMPGKQMAIDADLSAGLIDEGTARLRRRELEEESAFFGAMDGAAKFVRGDAIAGLMITFINLVAGLIIGVGQMGISFSEAATSYTILTVGDGLVSQIPALIVSTAAGLLVSKAGVSGRADVALVSQLGAFPRVLGVTSGLLTLLAVLPGLPALPFLALAGGTGYLAWRMARQAADTVETGQQAEKEAKAVEPPAEEPIANILHIDPIRLELGYGLLPLISDSAAGRLTDQIKALRRQLASELGFVMPSVRIQDNIQLPANTYVVKVKEMEAGRGDIRPNMLLVMDPQGGDIALPGEQTTEPTFGLAAAWVARSMREEAGFKGYTVVDPATVVTTHITELVKDNLADMLTFAETQKLLKELDDDYQKLLTDLVPGRISAAGIQRVLQGLLAERVSIRDLPLILEAIGEALSHTQNVVFIVEHVRARLARQISNSATGPGGYIPLLTLSGTWESGFSDALVGQGDERQLAMAPGKLQDFIRAMRDAFEKQAMRGELPVIVTSPAIRAYVRSIVERFRPATVVLSQNEIHPKARIRTLGQI from the coding sequence ATGGCCACCGATCTGGGAAATCTGCGCAGGGACGTCGTTCCGCAAGTGGTGAACACCCTGCGTCAGAGCGATATTCTCATGGCACTCGGGGTCATCGGTATCCTGGTGGTGCTGATCCTGCCGCTGCCCGGTTTTCTCCTCGACGTTCTGCTCGCCCTGTCGATCACGTTCTCGGTGATGGTCCTGCTGACCTCGCTGTTCATCGAGCGTCCGCTCGATTTCAACTCGTTTCCGACCGTCCTGCTGATCGCCACCATGCTGAGATTGTCCCTCAATCTCGCATCCACCCGTCTCATCCTGGCGCACGGCCATGAGGGGACCGATGCCGCGGGGCAGGTGATCGAGGCCTTTGGCGGCTTCATCATGCAGGGCAATTTCGTCATCGGCATCATCGTCTTTGCGATCCTCGTCATCGTGAATTTCGTCGTGATCACCAAGGGGTCGGGACGAATTGCCGAGGTTGCCGCGCGGTTCTCGCTCGACGCCATGCCCGGCAAGCAGATGGCCATCGACGCGGACCTGTCGGCCGGTCTGATCGACGAGGGCACGGCCCGTCTGCGCCGTCGCGAGCTTGAGGAGGAGAGCGCCTTCTTCGGCGCCATGGACGGTGCCGCGAAGTTCGTGCGCGGCGACGCGATCGCGGGCCTGATGATCACATTCATCAACCTCGTGGCCGGTCTCATCATCGGTGTCGGCCAGATGGGCATCAGTTTTTCCGAGGCCGCCACCAGCTATACCATCCTGACCGTTGGCGACGGCCTTGTCTCGCAGATTCCCGCCCTGATCGTTTCCACGGCAGCGGGTCTCCTCGTCTCCAAGGCCGGTGTTTCCGGGCGCGCGGATGTGGCGCTTGTCAGCCAGCTTGGTGCCTTTCCCCGCGTGCTTGGCGTGACCAGCGGACTGCTGACGCTGCTGGCCGTCCTTCCCGGCCTGCCGGCCCTGCCGTTCCTGGCGCTGGCCGGCGGCACGGGATATCTGGCGTGGCGCATGGCCAGGCAGGCCGCCGATACGGTCGAGACCGGCCAGCAGGCCGAAAAGGAGGCGAAGGCCGTCGAACCGCCGGCGGAAGAGCCCATTGCCAATATCCTGCACATTGATCCGATCCGGCTCGAGTTGGGCTACGGCCTCCTGCCGCTCATCAGCGACAGTGCGGCGGGCCGGCTCACGGACCAGATCAAGGCATTGCGACGCCAGCTCGCTTCCGAACTCGGGTTCGTCATGCCGTCGGTGCGCATCCAGGACAACATCCAGCTTCCGGCCAATACCTATGTGGTCAAGGTCAAGGAGATGGAGGCAGGGCGCGGCGACATCCGTCCGAACATGCTGCTGGTCATGGATCCGCAGGGCGGCGATATCGCCCTGCCGGGCGAACAGACGACGGAGCCCACCTTCGGTCTCGCGGCTGCGTGGGTCGCGCGCTCCATGCGCGAGGAGGCGGGCTTCAAGGGGTATACGGTGGTGGATCCGGCAACGGTCGTCACCACCCACATCACCGAGCTGGTCAAGGACAACCTTGCCGACATGCTCACTTTTGCCGAGACGCAGAAGTTGCTCAAGGAACTTGACGATGACTACCAGAAATTGCTGACCGACCTCGTTCCGGGCCGCATCAGTGCCGCAGGCATCCAGCGCGTGTTGCAGGGGCTGCTGGCCGAGCGGGTCTCGATCCGCGACCTGCCGTTGATCCTTGAGGCCATCGGCGAGGCGCTGAGCCACACCCAGAACGTCGTCTTCATCGTCGAGCATGTCCGCGCGCGGCTTGCCCGCCAGATCAGCAATTCGGCAACAGGTCCCGGTGGCTACATTCCCCTTTTGACGCTTTCCGGCACATGGGAGAGCGGTTTTTCGGATGCGCTGGTCGGCCAGGGGGACGAACGGCAACTGGCCATGGCGCCGGGCAAGCTCCAGGACTTCATCCGCGCCATGCGCGATGCATTCGAAAAACAGGCCATGCGCGGCGAACTGCCGGTGATCGTCACCTCGCCGGCCATCCGCGCCTATGTCCGCTCGATCGTCGAACGGTTCCGCCCGGCAACCGTGGTACTGTCACAGAACGAGATCCATCCCAAGGCCAGGATCCGCACGCTCGGGCAGATCTGA